In one Nicotiana tomentosiformis chromosome 6, ASM39032v3, whole genome shotgun sequence genomic region, the following are encoded:
- the LOC138894459 gene encoding uncharacterized protein: MNVLRLEEYLRRGPCQPQYHKFPQRDFSGLKRHFNPKWFKGYLNWLEYSVIEDAAYCLYCYLFQDEGIHQGGGDVFSSLGFKSWHKKNRLDMHGSSSIHNQAKRKCEDLLKQKQLIQTSFDRQSSQTKLEYKIRLKTSIEVVRLLLNQGLVFRRHREDELSLNKGNFLEILSWYAERCNKICDLVLKKAPKNDQLTSHKIQKDIIIACKIETVKAIMNDLNGDFFVLLVDESCDVSCKEQLVIVMRYVNRWGSVVEHFIGIVHVRNITALCLKKCYDRASNMQGDLRGLKTLIQQESKSPYSIHCFAHQLQLTLVAVSKKCLEVGELVLLVSNVLNIVGGSFKRMDDLRESQAEKVQEALDMGELKTGRSLNQELGLARAADTRWGFAL; the protein is encoded by the exons ATGAACGTGTTGAGATTAGAAGAGTACCTCCGAAGAGGTCCTTGCCAACCCCAATATCATAAGTTTCCTCAAAGAGATTTTTCGGGCTTAAAGCGTCATTTCAATCCTAAATGGTTTAAAGGATATCTTAATTGGTTGGAGTATAGTGTGATAGAAGATGCAGCTTATTGTTTGTATTGTTACTTATTTCAAGATGAAGGCATTCATCAAGGTGGAGGTGATGTATTTTCAAGTTTAGGATTTAAGAGTTGGCACAAAAAGAACAGATTAGATATGCATGGGTCGAGCAGTATTCATAATCAGGCAAAAAGGAAATGTGAAGATCTATTAAAACAAAAACAGTTAATTCAAACTTCATTTGATAGGCAATCCAGTCAAACCAAGCTCGAATACAAAATTCGCTTGAAGACTTCAATTGAGGTGGTGAGACTCCTATTGAATCAAGGATTGGTATTCCGTAGACATCGTGAAGATGAATTATCATTAAACAAGGGTAACTTTCTTGAGATTCTTTCATGGTATGCAGAGAGGTGCAATAAAATTTGTGATCTTGTGTTGAAAAAGGCTCCAAAGAATGATCAGTTGACTTCTCATAAAATTCAGAAAGACATTATCATTGCATGTAAAATTGAAACAGTTAAAGCTATTATGAACGATCTAAATGGAGACTTTTTTGTATTGCTAGTTGATGAATCATGTGATGTATCATGCAAAGAGCAATTAGTTATTGTCATGCGATATGTTAATAGATGGGGATCTGTGGTGGAGCATTTTATTGGGATCGTTCATGTTCGTAATATTACTGCTTTATGTTTAAAGAAA TGCTATGATAGAGCAAGCAACATGCAAGGGGATTTACGTGGCCTCAAAACTTTGATTCAACAAGAAAGTAAATCTCCTTATTCCATTCATTGTTTTGCACACCAACTTCAATTGACTCTTGTTGCGGTATCCAAAAAGTGTCTTGAAGTGGGAGAACTTGTATTGTTGGTTTCTAATGTATTGAATATAGTGGGAGGTTCTTTTAAACGTATGGATGATCTTCGAGAATCTCAAGCAGAAAAAGTTCAAGAGGCATTAGATATGGGTGAACTTAAAACTGGTAGGAGTTTGAATCAAGAACTTGGTCTTGCTAGAGCTGCCGATACTCGTTGGGGGTTCGCACTATAA
- the LOC138894460 gene encoding uncharacterized protein, producing MFGSIIDVLDTIIVDARTLEERAKAKGYLSICQTFEVAFMLHLMRDVLGITNELNTSFKKKEQDIANAILLVEVAKRRLQKLREEAWDSLIDKVFAFCVKYNILIPNFDDLYVNSGRSRRKVVDYTILHHYRVDIFFKIIDWQVQELNSRFNEVTTNLLVGVACLNPVDSFSSFDINKILRMAELYPDDFDENITVTLKNQLETYIVDVRDVDERFSNLQGLVDLSETLVKTKKHLNYPFVFRLMKFALLLPVAAATVERTFSAMKLIKSELRNRMNDEFMSGCLVPYVERKIFNTILMRLL from the coding sequence atgtttgGCTCAATTATTGATGTTCTTGATACTATCATTGTTGATGCCCGGACTTTAGAAGAAAGAGCTAAGGCAAAGGGATATCTTAGCATTTGTCAAACATTTGAGGTTGCTTTCATGTTGCACCTAATGAGAGATGTTTTGGGGATCACAAATGAGCTTAATACATCCTTTAAAAAAAAGGAGCAAGATATTGCAAATGCTATTCTACTTGTTGAAGTGGCAAAGAGACGGTTGCAAAAGCTAAGAGAAGAAGCATGGGATTCACTTATTGATAAGGTGTTTGCATTTTGTGTCAAGTATAATATTTTGATACCAAACTTTGATGACCTCTATGTTAACTCTGGAAGATCTCGACGTAAAGTTGTTGATTATACTATTTTACATCACTATCGTGTTGATATATTTTTTAAGATTATTGATTGGCAAGTTCAAGAACTCAATTCTCGTTTTAATGAGGTGACAACGAACTTGCTTGTTGGAGTAGCTTGCTTAAATCCAGTTGACTCATTTTCTAGTTTTGACATAAACAAGATATTGAGGATGGCTGAATTGTATCCTGATGATTTTGATGAGAATATAACGGTTACACTCAAGAATCAGCTTGAAACTTATATTGTTGATGTTCGTGATGTTGATGAAAGGTTTTCAAATCTACAAGGACTTGTTGATCTTTCTGAAACACTAGTTAAGACAAAGAAGCATTTGAATTATCCATTTGTGTTTCGCCTTATGAAATTTGCTTTGCTTCTACCTGTTGCCGCTGCTACTGTTGAAAGAACTTTTTCGGCGATGAAGTTGATCAAGAGTGAATTGCGAAACCGAATGAATGACGAATTCATGAGCGGTTGTTTGGTACCTTAtgtagaaagaaaaatatttaacaCCATTCTGATGAGACTATTATGA
- the LOC104088922 gene encoding probable glutathione peroxidase 2, whose translation MHLLRLTNLAALFFLVLALFLFYRYPSFSSPQTMAEGSPKSLFDFTVKDILGNEVPLSNYRGKVLLIVNVASKCGLTDSNYKELNILYEKYKDQGFEILAFPCNQFLWQEPGTNEEIQETVCTRFKAEFPVFEKVDVNGDNAAPLFKFLKSEKGGFLGNAIKWNFTKFLVNKEGKIVERYAPRTPPLQFEKDIQNLLGSS comes from the exons ATGCATTTGCTAAGGTTAACCAATTTGGCAGCTCTCTTTTTTCTTGTTCTTGCCTTGTTCTTGTTCTATAGATACCCTTCTTTTTCTTCCCCTCAAACTATGGCTGAAGGATCCCCCAAATCACTTTTTGATTTCACTGTCAAG GATATACTGGGAAATGAGGTACCTTTGAGCAATTATAGGGGAAAGGTTCTTCTTATTGTCAATGTTGCATCAAAATG TGGTTTAACTGATTCAAACTACAAGGAGCTAAATATTTTGTATGAGAAGTACAAAGATCAAG GATTTGAAATTTTAGCATTTCCTTGTAACCAGTTCTTGTGGCAAGAACCTGGAACAAATGAGGAGATTCAGGAAACTGTATGCACCAGGTTCAAAGCTGAATTCCCTGTATTTGAAAAG GTTGATGTGAACGGGGATAATGCAGCACCACTTTTCAAGTTCTTAAAATCAGAAAAAGGCGGTTTCCTTGGAAATGCTATTAAGTGGAACTTCACCAAATTTCTTGTGAACAAAGAAGGAAAGATTGTGGAACGATATGCACCCAGGACACCTCCTCTTCAGTTTGAG AAAGACATACAAAATCTGTTGGGTTCTTCTTGA